The Phycisphaeraceae bacterium genome has a window encoding:
- a CDS encoding undecaprenyl-diphosphate phosphatase: MNLWDAIILGLVEGLTEFLPVSSTGHLILVSHWLGLDDDPAARHAVNAFNIIIQGGAILAVLGLFWPRVMQMLRGLLGRDGAGLRLLINLGLSFLPAAVMGVLLNDWIEERLFRPAPVTLALFLGGVVLILLRKWQRRVYHDSGPGEATIDAHAYVDLEHLSWRRALVIGLLQCLAMWPGTSRSMMTIIGGMLVGMRPRHAAEYSFLLGVPTLGGACAYKGYRTFFVDEHSVFEVLGAAEVLLGALVAAASAAIAVKWMIGYLNRHGLALFGWYRIVLAGTLAVLILDGRLKIEPKSATPADDAPALIR; the protein is encoded by the coding sequence GTGAATCTATGGGACGCCATCATTCTCGGACTTGTGGAAGGACTGACGGAGTTTCTGCCCGTCAGCTCGACGGGACATCTCATTCTGGTGTCTCACTGGCTGGGGCTGGATGACGATCCCGCCGCGCGACATGCGGTCAACGCCTTCAACATCATCATCCAGGGCGGCGCGATCCTGGCGGTGCTGGGACTGTTCTGGCCGCGCGTGATGCAGATGCTGCGGGGCCTGCTGGGGCGCGACGGCGCGGGGCTGCGGCTCCTGATCAATCTGGGCCTGTCATTCCTTCCGGCCGCGGTGATGGGCGTGCTGCTCAATGACTGGATCGAGGAGCGGCTGTTCCGCCCTGCGCCGGTGACGCTGGCGTTGTTCCTGGGGGGCGTGGTGCTCATCCTGCTGCGAAAATGGCAACGGCGCGTCTATCACGATTCCGGGCCTGGCGAAGCGACCATCGATGCGCACGCCTATGTCGATCTTGAACACCTCTCGTGGCGTCGGGCGCTCGTCATCGGCCTGTTGCAATGTCTGGCCATGTGGCCCGGCACCAGTCGCTCGATGATGACCATCATCGGCGGCATGCTGGTCGGGATGCGGCCGAGGCACGCGGCGGAGTACTCCTTTCTGCTGGGCGTGCCCACGCTGGGCGGGGCGTGCGCCTACAAGGGGTACCGCACGTTCTTCGTCGATGAGCACTCGGTCTTCGAGGTGCTCGGTGCAGCCGAGGTGTTGCTGGGGGCGCTGGTGGCGGCGGCGTCGGCGGCCATCGCGGTCAAGTGGATGATCGGCTACCTCAACCGCCACGGTCTGGCGCTCTTCGGGTGGTATCGAATCGTGCTCGCCGGAACCCTGGCGGTGCTGATTCTGGATGGGCGGCTGAAGATCGAACCGAAGTCGGCGACGCCTGCCGATGACGCCCCGGCCCTGATCCGATAG
- the ilvC gene encoding ketol-acid reductoisomerase, whose amino-acid sequence MAIEILRLPDDAVLLTLQPLRGRPVAVLGYGNQGRAHALNLRDSGVEVVVGSREESLGTATARGDGFVVQAIPDAAAGADLVILALPDEVQPRVYVEQIAPRLRPGATIGFIHGFNIHHRFIEPAPGVGVVMVAPKGPGTTLRELFRAGRGLPCLLAVERESAGDDASRLALAWATGIGAGRSAVIRTTFADETVSDLFGEQAVLCGGMTALVLAAFETLVEAGYPPELAYLECCHELKQVADLLYARGPSGMNEAISSTAEFGSFDAGPRLVDHNVRDRLRAMLADIRSGGFAERMRRDAAAGSPWLEARRRALRSHPIEPAGKVIRSLMPWLQEPTNGSDAPNP is encoded by the coding sequence GTGGCGATTGAGATTCTGCGACTCCCCGACGACGCCGTGCTGCTGACGCTTCAGCCGCTGCGCGGCCGCCCGGTGGCGGTGCTGGGGTACGGCAATCAGGGGCGCGCCCACGCGCTGAACCTGCGCGACAGCGGGGTTGAAGTCGTCGTGGGATCGCGGGAAGAGTCGCTCGGCACGGCAACTGCCCGGGGCGACGGGTTCGTCGTGCAGGCCATCCCCGATGCGGCGGCCGGGGCCGACCTGGTCATCCTCGCCCTCCCGGACGAGGTGCAGCCGCGTGTCTACGTCGAGCAGATTGCGCCGCGACTGCGACCGGGTGCGACCATCGGCTTCATCCACGGCTTCAACATCCATCACCGCTTCATCGAGCCCGCGCCGGGCGTCGGCGTGGTGATGGTGGCGCCCAAGGGGCCTGGCACGACGCTTCGGGAGCTCTTCCGCGCGGGCCGGGGGCTCCCGTGTCTGCTCGCGGTGGAGCGCGAGTCGGCGGGCGACGATGCGAGCCGCCTGGCCCTGGCGTGGGCGACGGGCATCGGGGCCGGAAGGTCGGCGGTCATCCGCACGACCTTCGCCGATGAAACCGTCTCCGACCTGTTCGGCGAACAGGCGGTGCTGTGCGGCGGGATGACGGCCCTGGTGCTGGCGGCGTTCGAGACGCTGGTGGAGGCGGGCTACCCGCCGGAACTGGCGTATCTGGAATGCTGCCACGAGCTCAAGCAGGTGGCTGACCTGCTCTACGCCCGCGGACCTTCGGGTATGAACGAGGCCATCAGCAGCACGGCGGAGTTCGGTTCCTTCGACGCCGGACCGCGTCTCGTCGATCACAACGTGCGAGACCGGCTTCGGGCGATGCTGGCGGACATCCGCAGCGGTGGTTTCGCCGAGCGAATGCGGAGAGATGCCGCCGCGGGATCGCCCTGGCTTGAGGCCCGTCGGCGGGCACTGCGGTCGCACCCGATCGAACCGGCGGGCAAGGTCATTCGATCCCTGATGCCGTGGCTGCAGGAGCCGACGAACGGATCCGACGCGCCCAACCCGTGA
- a CDS encoding transcriptional repressor, protein MNVLRARFARHGLRCTKQRVALLRVLEGCTHHPTADELHQMLRDGPTPMSLATVYNALEAMCRAGLCRKLPTTSGSIRYDADITDHPHLRLRETGSIEDVPHDLGRRLIQNLPQDILDEIEDRMGVRIHGVQVQLIGDRSGTAASDRRSPRRISA, encoded by the coding sequence ATGAACGTGCTTCGCGCCAGATTCGCACGACACGGTCTTCGCTGCACGAAGCAGCGTGTGGCGCTGCTGCGCGTGCTGGAAGGATGCACGCATCATCCCACCGCGGATGAACTGCACCAGATGCTCCGGGACGGTCCGACGCCGATGAGTCTGGCCACCGTGTACAACGCTCTGGAAGCCATGTGCCGCGCCGGACTGTGCCGCAAACTGCCCACCACGTCCGGCTCGATCCGCTACGACGCCGACATCACCGACCACCCCCATCTGCGACTTCGAGAAACCGGCTCCATCGAAGACGTGCCGCACGATCTGGGACGGCGCCTCATCCAGAATCTGCCCCAGGACATCCTCGATGAGATCGAAGACCGCATGGGGGTCCGCATCCACGGGGTGCAGGTGCAGCTGATTGGTGACCGAAGCGGAACCGCCGCGTCTGACCGCCGCTCTCCCCGTCGCATTTCCGCCTGA
- a CDS encoding PilZ domain-containing protein, with protein sequence MSLAMIDRRRHERFALPPMCNEVRVQRIRSGRMELLTGSAYDVSEGGLRIELDDRLEPGEHVNATLVLPGTGDDAHPREVYVACDVKWVNPEDDDPAMPRMALGIVRFLDEPSRARLLTFLGARPALRAA encoded by the coding sequence ATGTCGCTTGCGATGATCGACCGTCGTCGGCACGAGCGCTTCGCCCTTCCCCCCATGTGCAACGAGGTGCGCGTGCAGCGCATCCGAAGCGGACGCATGGAGCTGCTCACCGGCTCGGCGTACGACGTAAGCGAGGGTGGACTTCGCATCGAACTGGATGACCGGCTTGAGCCGGGCGAACACGTCAACGCCACGTTGGTCCTGCCGGGAACGGGCGATGACGCGCACCCGCGCGAGGTCTACGTGGCCTGCGATGTCAAGTGGGTCAACCCCGAGGACGATGACCCCGCCATGCCGCGCATGGCGCTGGGGATCGTTCGATTCCTCGACGAACCCAGCCGCGCCCGGCTGCTCACGTTCCTGGGCGCCAGACCGGCCCTCCGCGCGGCGTAA
- a CDS encoding phosphatidate cytidylyltransferase, whose product MAVPSWLEWLFPGRAHPPRGVLLFVVALVITPLAARELAAILRGGGIAARTWLTTAAALLGLILSFVIPTKAVAGQDLAISLAIVPTGLIVAFVASLFTFSQNRNVQGVAAAAGGVVFAMVYLGLMTGFLLAIRRWHSAWWIVGIIATTKMCDTGAYFTGKAIGRRKLIPWLSPGKTWEGLVGGIVVAALTGTGLAAASSYLPSPQDHLPWWMGTICGVIFALVGQFGDLAMSLFKRGAGVKDSSSILPGMGGVLDVLDSPLMVAPVAFWLLVVFW is encoded by the coding sequence ATGGCGGTGCCGTCGTGGCTGGAATGGCTTTTCCCAGGCCGTGCGCACCCGCCACGCGGCGTGCTGCTGTTCGTGGTGGCGCTGGTCATCACGCCCCTGGCGGCCCGCGAGCTGGCGGCGATTCTTCGGGGCGGCGGCATCGCCGCGCGCACCTGGCTGACAACCGCCGCGGCGCTGCTCGGCCTGATCCTGAGCTTCGTCATCCCCACCAAGGCGGTGGCGGGTCAGGATCTGGCCATCTCCCTGGCCATCGTACCGACCGGGCTGATCGTGGCGTTCGTCGCCTCGCTCTTCACCTTCAGCCAGAACCGCAACGTGCAGGGTGTGGCGGCGGCGGCCGGTGGCGTGGTCTTCGCCATGGTCTACCTGGGACTCATGACCGGGTTTCTTCTGGCAATCCGTCGCTGGCACTCCGCCTGGTGGATCGTCGGGATCATCGCCACCACCAAGATGTGCGACACCGGCGCCTACTTCACCGGCAAGGCCATCGGGCGGAGAAAACTCATCCCCTGGCTCAGCCCCGGCAAGACCTGGGAGGGGCTGGTGGGCGGCATCGTCGTCGCCGCGCTCACCGGAACGGGTCTGGCGGCGGCCAGTTCGTACCTGCCCTCGCCCCAGGATCATCTGCCCTGGTGGATGGGCACGATCTGCGGAGTGATCTTCGCGCTGGTGGGGCAGTTCGGCGACCTCGCCATGTCGCTCTTCAAGCGCGGCGCGGGCGTCAAGGACTCCTCTAGCATACTGCCCGGCATGGGAGGCGTGCTGGATGTGCTCGACTCGCCTCTGATGGTGGCCCCGGTGGCGTTCTGGCTGCTGGTCGTCTTCTGGTGA
- a CDS encoding DUF115 domain-containing protein, translating into MTLAAPPHTSSHSSPHASPGSVPAATTLERNLSCLGERQADLARRLRETQAANIAFEQAADGLFTAQHQGRWLASRHRPRAEAERIAASVDIVEHALFVVGGFGVGHHVAELARRIDRTGVIIVYEPDLGLLRAVLERIDHSDWLRGALIVFLTDPTDRAALPRRLAGAESIVAQGVAFLEHPADRARLQSDLPAVADLVREFVAATKTTLLTTLVRAADTTRNLLGNLDHYALGPGIAPLRDAAKDRPAVVVSAGPSLQRNLDELARPGVRDRCVIVAVQTVLKPLLQAGVRPHFVTALDYHEISRRFYEGLTPSDVQDVTLVADPKAHPAILDAFPGRVRCMANGFLDRVLGPLARDMGALPAGATVAHLSFYLARHLGCNPIALVGQDLGFSDGLYYARGTAIDDVWAPELNPFNTMEMMEWSRIARHRLHLQRLTDHEGKTILSDAQMVAYLQQFERDFAEARERGVRVIDASEGGVRKQHAESMRLAELLAAHAATPLPHLPPVSEDERRPANAVSERLAAVRCDVARIASVSGETESILREILEHQRDASRISRLFKRLDERRHEVERIFEAFELVNHVNQMAVFRRMKRDRRIHLSRGADDLTKQRLQLERDLDNVVWTRDAASELAAMLDDAIETVTGDARPGAARRRHVTPPRPASEHAASVELAGSDVRTPSHVAAMIAIDPSRRGGEASAPCAATLHGRTLLQRTLERISRSRRLDSIILLAPIGFDVESLLDRSRVTRPLLIERCEQSPFGPEREAIAAARRWSRTCWRGGISGMSAWDESIAPQAMHHVMAQRGVTAAVIVAPVWPLVAVDGEGGIDSLVERHLRHPSQHNLVFSQHPPGFGACLVSASLMRELALRNRLATIGALLVYQPRAPQGDPIARDANVQIDHRVRGALGHGLVQTPADRAMVERLPESLLERGTSVEIVEALERASADVDPALEHVILEITTARDDAGHYATLRGGSGAIHHMSLDEARRVIDQVAARGATALTLDGRGDPLLHPRFAEIIEHARSVGVAGVHVRTTLRMDASAIDLLAAPPIEVVSVDLHADRAATYRVMMGDDGFRRTLENVERLLQHRRRLTDHPGSAAFSLPWVVPRLLRCRATYEDIESFFDRWVNALGCAVIEGAPAALRHEGERTDSLPLAWESSSLASAAPPAKVVRRELLRRMMIRVDGAAPISEVNAWSSPVAGNVFEQPLHDVWRELVEQRTAWIDAPARRIVPLGIDRP; encoded by the coding sequence ATGACCCTCGCCGCGCCCCCACACACATCCTCCCACTCATCGCCGCACGCATCGCCGGGTTCTGTCCCCGCCGCAACGACGCTCGAGCGCAACCTCTCGTGCCTGGGCGAGCGTCAGGCCGACCTGGCGAGGCGGCTGCGCGAGACGCAGGCGGCGAACATCGCGTTCGAGCAGGCGGCGGATGGACTCTTCACCGCCCAGCATCAGGGACGCTGGCTGGCCAGCCGACACCGCCCCCGGGCGGAAGCCGAGCGAATCGCCGCTTCGGTGGACATCGTCGAACATGCCCTGTTCGTGGTCGGCGGCTTTGGGGTGGGGCATCATGTCGCGGAGCTGGCGAGGCGGATCGACCGGACCGGGGTCATCATCGTCTACGAGCCGGACCTCGGTCTGCTGCGGGCGGTGCTGGAGCGCATCGACCACTCTGACTGGCTGCGCGGCGCACTGATCGTGTTCCTGACCGACCCGACCGATCGTGCCGCGCTGCCCCGGCGTCTGGCGGGGGCCGAATCCATCGTGGCGCAGGGCGTTGCGTTTCTTGAACATCCGGCGGATCGCGCCCGGCTGCAATCAGACCTTCCCGCGGTCGCCGACCTGGTGCGCGAGTTCGTCGCCGCCACGAAAACGACGCTCCTGACCACGCTGGTGCGGGCGGCGGACACCACGCGCAACCTGCTCGGCAACCTGGATCATTACGCACTTGGGCCCGGCATTGCGCCCCTGCGCGACGCCGCCAAGGACCGACCGGCGGTCGTCGTCTCCGCGGGCCCGTCGCTGCAACGCAATCTTGACGAACTCGCCAGGCCGGGCGTGCGCGACCGCTGCGTCATCGTCGCGGTCCAGACCGTTCTCAAGCCACTGCTGCAGGCGGGCGTGCGTCCGCACTTCGTCACCGCGCTCGACTACCACGAGATTTCCCGCCGCTTCTACGAAGGGTTGACCCCGTCCGATGTGCAGGACGTGACTTTGGTCGCCGACCCCAAGGCGCACCCGGCGATTCTCGACGCCTTCCCCGGCCGCGTGCGCTGCATGGCCAACGGCTTTCTCGACCGCGTGCTCGGACCGCTGGCGCGCGACATGGGCGCTCTGCCCGCGGGCGCCACCGTGGCGCACCTGTCGTTCTACCTGGCTCGACACCTCGGATGCAACCCCATCGCCTTGGTGGGGCAGGATCTCGGCTTCAGCGACGGGTTGTACTATGCGCGCGGCACCGCCATCGACGATGTGTGGGCGCCGGAACTCAATCCGTTCAACACCATGGAGATGATGGAGTGGTCGCGCATTGCACGGCACCGGCTGCATCTGCAGCGATTGACTGATCACGAGGGCAAGACCATTCTCTCCGACGCCCAGATGGTCGCCTACCTGCAGCAGTTTGAGCGTGATTTCGCCGAGGCGAGAGAACGGGGCGTTCGCGTCATCGACGCCAGCGAGGGCGGCGTGCGCAAGCAGCACGCAGAGTCGATGCGGCTGGCCGAACTGCTCGCCGCCCATGCCGCCACCCCCCTGCCGCACCTGCCCCCCGTGAGCGAGGACGAACGTCGCCCTGCGAACGCCGTCTCCGAGCGGTTGGCGGCCGTGCGGTGCGACGTGGCGCGCATCGCGTCGGTATCGGGTGAAACCGAGTCGATCCTGCGTGAGATACTGGAGCACCAGCGCGATGCATCGCGCATCAGCCGACTGTTCAAGCGGCTGGATGAACGGCGGCACGAGGTCGAGCGGATCTTCGAGGCCTTTGAACTGGTCAACCACGTCAATCAGATGGCCGTTTTCCGCCGCATGAAGCGTGATCGGCGCATTCATCTGTCGCGCGGCGCGGACGATCTGACGAAGCAGCGTCTGCAGCTCGAGCGCGACCTGGACAACGTGGTCTGGACGCGCGACGCCGCCAGCGAGTTGGCGGCCATGCTCGATGACGCGATCGAAACGGTCACTGGCGACGCGCGTCCCGGCGCCGCCCGTCGGCGGCACGTCACGCCGCCACGCCCGGCATCCGAACATGCGGCATCGGTCGAACTGGCCGGATCGGACGTTCGTACGCCGTCGCATGTCGCCGCCATGATCGCCATCGATCCGTCGCGGCGAGGCGGCGAGGCGTCGGCGCCCTGCGCGGCCACGCTCCACGGCCGCACCCTGCTGCAACGCACGCTGGAGCGAATCTCCCGCTCCCGGCGGCTCGATTCCATCATCCTGCTCGCGCCGATCGGCTTCGACGTGGAATCACTCCTCGACCGATCGCGAGTGACGCGACCGCTGCTCATCGAACGATGCGAGCAGTCCCCCTTCGGACCGGAGCGGGAGGCCATCGCTGCGGCGCGCCGCTGGTCTCGAACCTGCTGGCGAGGCGGAATCTCCGGAATGAGCGCCTGGGATGAGTCGATCGCCCCACAGGCGATGCACCACGTCATGGCGCAGCGCGGCGTCACGGCCGCGGTGATCGTCGCGCCGGTCTGGCCGCTGGTCGCCGTCGATGGGGAAGGCGGGATCGACTCGCTCGTCGAGCGCCATCTGCGGCATCCCAGCCAGCACAACCTGGTGTTCAGTCAGCACCCGCCGGGATTCGGCGCCTGCCTCGTGAGCGCCTCCCTGATGCGGGAGCTGGCGTTGCGCAACCGGCTGGCCACGATCGGCGCGCTCCTCGTCTATCAGCCGCGCGCTCCGCAGGGCGACCCCATCGCCCGCGACGCCAACGTGCAGATTGATCATCGCGTCCGGGGCGCGCTGGGCCACGGGTTGGTCCAGACGCCGGCTGACCGCGCCATGGTTGAGCGCCTTCCCGAGTCGCTTCTTGAGCGGGGCACGTCGGTGGAGATCGTTGAAGCACTTGAACGGGCAAGCGCCGATGTCGACCCCGCCCTGGAGCATGTGATTCTGGAGATCACGACGGCCCGAGACGACGCCGGACATTACGCGACCCTGCGCGGCGGGAGCGGCGCCATCCATCACATGTCGCTCGACGAGGCGCGGCGCGTGATCGATCAGGTCGCGGCGCGGGGCGCAACCGCGCTCACCCTCGATGGACGGGGCGATCCCCTGCTCCACCCGCGGTTCGCGGAGATCATCGAGCACGCCCGGAGCGTTGGTGTTGCCGGCGTCCACGTGCGCACAACCCTGCGGATGGACGCCTCGGCCATCGACCTGCTCGCCGCGCCGCCCATCGAGGTCGTCAGCGTTGATCTGCACGCCGATCGCGCCGCAACCTATCGCGTCATGATGGGCGATGACGGCTTCCGCCGGACCCTTGAGAATGTCGAGCGGCTGCTCCAGCACCGACGCCGTCTCACCGACCATCCCGGCAGCGCGGCGTTCTCGCTCCCCTGGGTCGTACCGCGCCTGCTCCGCTGCCGCGCGACGTACGAGGACATCGAGTCATTCTTTGACCGATGGGTCAACGCGCTGGGGTGCGCGGTGATCGAAGGCGCGCCGGCGGCGCTGCGTCACGAGGGCGAACGCACCGATTCACTGCCGTTGGCGTGGGAGTCATCGTCGCTCGCTTCCGCCGCCCCGCCCGCCAAGGTTGTTCGGCGTGAACTGCTCCGCCGCATGATGATCCGCGTGGATGGAGCAGCCCCGATCTCGGAAGTGAATGCCTGGAGTTCCCCCGTCGCGGGCAACGTGTTCGAGCAGCCATTGCATGACGTGTGGCGGGAACTGGTCGAGCAGCGAACCGCGTGGATCGACGCCCCGGCTCGACGCATCGTTCCCTTGGGAATCGACCGACCATGA
- a CDS encoding acylneuraminate cytidylyltransferase family protein has translation MIDSKRVLAVVIGRAGSKGLPGKNAMRLAGRPAVAYSVRDALLACTVDRVIVSTDGEPIAQVAREAGAEIIQRPPHLANDTATVDAAVRHAVETAADPADIIVILYANVPVRPDGLIDRAVERLVETRADSVQSYADVGKHHPWWMVKIDDDGRVSPNVPNTVYRRQELPPLFLPDGGVIAVTRQSLFRVDPAQPHAFLGTDRRGIINPAGSVVDIDCEADARVAEAMLLDRAVRAATIHA, from the coding sequence ATGATCGACTCGAAGCGCGTGCTCGCGGTGGTGATCGGCCGGGCCGGCAGCAAGGGACTGCCCGGCAAGAACGCCATGCGGCTGGCGGGCCGGCCTGCTGTCGCATATTCCGTGCGGGATGCGCTGCTGGCATGCACGGTGGACCGCGTCATCGTTTCAACCGACGGCGAACCAATCGCCCAGGTCGCCCGCGAGGCGGGCGCCGAGATCATCCAGCGGCCGCCCCACCTGGCCAACGACACGGCCACGGTGGATGCCGCGGTGCGGCACGCCGTCGAAACCGCCGCAGACCCCGCCGACATCATCGTGATTCTCTACGCCAACGTACCCGTTCGTCCCGACGGGCTGATTGATCGCGCCGTTGAGCGACTTGTTGAAACGCGCGCCGACAGCGTGCAGAGTTACGCCGACGTGGGCAAGCACCACCCCTGGTGGATGGTGAAGATCGATGATGACGGCCGCGTCAGCCCGAACGTACCCAACACGGTCTACCGCCGACAGGAACTGCCCCCGCTGTTCCTTCCGGACGGCGGCGTGATCGCGGTCACGCGCCAATCGCTGTTCCGCGTCGATCCCGCCCAGCCGCACGCCTTTCTCGGCACGGACCGTCGAGGGATCATCAACCCGGCGGGGAGCGTGGTGGACATTGACTGCGAAGCGGACGCGCGGGTGGCTGAGGCGATGCTGCTCGATCGGGCCGTCCGCGCCGCGACCATTCATGCCTGA
- a CDS encoding N-acetylneuraminate synthase family protein encodes MRIGSRDIGVGLRPYVIAEVGVNHDGDPARAVSLIEAAARAGADAVKFQCFRADLLLSGAARLALYQRAAGARDPFDLLSKLELDEAALSQAIDRAHALDLHAIVTVFSVELVESMARLGWDAFKTASPDIINKPLIDSLLDLGRPLILSTGAATVAEIERALGWVHGAANVALMQCVSAYPTPDCSAALGGIRALSRLTDAPIGYSDHTSAIDTGALAVASGARLLEKHLTHDRAAPGPDHAASLDPAQFAEYVRLARRAWEMLGAEAKLVLPIEGDVREVSRQSIVTARAMARGQRLSREDVTIKRPGGGIEPWRLEELIGLVAARDLPADRPILPGDLSCAPAPVALSR; translated from the coding sequence ATGCGCATCGGTTCACGGGACATCGGGGTCGGGCTTCGGCCCTACGTGATCGCCGAAGTGGGCGTCAACCACGATGGTGATCCCGCACGCGCGGTTTCGCTCATTGAGGCCGCCGCCCGGGCCGGCGCCGATGCGGTCAAATTCCAGTGCTTCCGCGCCGACCTGCTGCTGAGCGGCGCAGCGCGTCTGGCCTTGTATCAGCGCGCCGCGGGGGCGCGTGATCCCTTCGACCTGCTTTCGAAGCTGGAGCTTGACGAGGCAGCGCTGTCGCAGGCGATTGATCGGGCGCATGCCCTCGACCTGCATGCGATCGTCACGGTGTTTTCCGTCGAGCTGGTCGAGTCAATGGCTCGACTGGGATGGGACGCCTTCAAGACCGCCTCGCCGGACATCATCAACAAGCCGCTCATCGACTCGCTGCTCGACCTCGGGCGGCCCCTGATCCTCAGCACCGGCGCGGCGACAGTCGCCGAGATCGAGCGCGCGCTTGGCTGGGTTCATGGCGCCGCCAACGTCGCATTGATGCAGTGCGTGAGCGCCTATCCAACGCCGGACTGCTCGGCAGCCCTGGGTGGAATTCGCGCCTTGTCGAGACTGACGGATGCTCCGATCGGCTACAGCGACCACACGAGCGCCATCGACACCGGCGCCTTGGCGGTGGCGTCAGGCGCCCGCCTGCTGGAGAAGCACCTGACGCATGACCGGGCTGCTCCCGGCCCGGATCACGCAGCGTCCCTTGATCCGGCACAGTTCGCCGAGTACGTCCGCCTGGCCCGCCGCGCGTGGGAGATGCTGGGGGCTGAAGCCAAGCTCGTCCTGCCCATTGAGGGCGACGTGCGGGAGGTTTCTCGCCAGTCCATCGTCACCGCACGAGCGATGGCGCGTGGACAGCGCCTGTCGCGCGAGGACGTCACCATCAAGCGGCCCGGCGGCGGGATCGAACCCTGGCGGCTGGAGGAACTGATCGGTCTGGTTGCGGCACGCGATCTTCCCGCGGATAGGCCGATCCTGCCGGGCGACCTATCGTGCGCGCCGGCGCCGGTCGCGTTGAGCCGGTAA
- the neuC gene encoding UDP-N-acetylglucosamine 2-epimerase (hydrolyzing), with translation MDADGCRRIAVVTGSRAEFGLLRPLMRAIRKYRDLKLQTIVTGTHLLPPHRTMDEVASEFSVDATVEMQRPGETGRFADARAMGRGVIGIAEHLERLKPDVVVVLGDRIEAFAGAAAGSIAGIRVAHIHGGDRAEGIADESIRHAVTKLAHIHFVATARSAERVIAMGEEPRTVHLVGSPALDDLPGFPPLTDEAYTALGSPEIVVLLHPLGRGERVEHDIARGILSACMDAGRVLVLDPNFDPGREGIVKAIESLKCPRRTHLPRAQFIGLLKRVRLIVGNSSAGLIECAALRLPCVNVGSRQAGRERAGNVFDVEDDRDDSAVAKAVLKALNSPRSTGRHPYGEGRSGERMASILASFEPAAHPLNKRISY, from the coding sequence ATGGACGCGGATGGATGCAGACGAATCGCGGTGGTGACCGGCTCCCGGGCGGAGTTCGGGCTGCTGCGTCCACTGATGCGCGCCATCCGCAAGTACCGTGACCTGAAGCTTCAGACAATCGTCACCGGCACGCATCTGCTGCCGCCTCATCGCACGATGGACGAGGTCGCCTCGGAGTTCTCCGTCGACGCGACCGTGGAGATGCAGCGTCCGGGCGAGACCGGACGCTTCGCCGACGCCCGCGCCATGGGCCGGGGCGTGATCGGCATCGCCGAGCACCTGGAGCGACTGAAGCCCGACGTCGTCGTCGTGCTGGGTGACCGTATCGAGGCGTTCGCCGGCGCGGCCGCGGGATCAATCGCGGGCATTCGCGTCGCTCACATCCACGGCGGCGACCGGGCGGAAGGAATCGCCGATGAATCCATCCGTCACGCCGTCACCAAGCTGGCTCACATTCACTTCGTCGCCACGGCGCGATCGGCGGAACGTGTGATCGCCATGGGCGAGGAACCGCGGACGGTTCACCTGGTGGGGTCTCCGGCGCTGGATGATCTGCCCGGCTTTCCGCCGCTGACCGATGAGGCCTACACAGCACTCGGCTCGCCGGAGATCGTCGTCCTGCTGCATCCGCTCGGTCGAGGCGAGCGGGTGGAGCATGACATCGCTCGCGGGATCCTGAGCGCGTGCATGGATGCCGGTCGCGTCCTGGTCCTGGACCCCAACTTCGACCCGGGGCGTGAAGGGATCGTCAAGGCCATCGAGTCGCTCAAGTGCCCTCGCCGGACTCACCTGCCCAGGGCGCAATTCATCGGGTTGCTCAAACGTGTGCGGCTGATCGTGGGCAACTCCAGCGCGGGGCTGATTGAGTGTGCGGCGCTTCGGCTGCCGTGCGTCAACGTCGGCTCGCGCCAGGCGGGGCGCGAGCGGGCGGGCAACGTGTTCGACGTGGAGGACGACCGCGACGACTCCGCCGTGGCCAAGGCCGTTCTGAAGGCCCTCAACTCCCCTCGCAGCACGGGTCGCCACCCCTATGGCGAGGGACGTTCGGGGGAGCGCATGGCGTCGATCCTGGCTTCATTCGAACCGGCGGCGCATCCGCTGAACAAGCGCATTTCCTACTGA